The Cytobacillus oceanisediminis genomic interval GTTCTTTTCAAGCACCATATGCTGAACTTTGCGCAAATCCTGCTGAACATCTGCCGACTGTTTATAGAGCTGCTTTAGCGTTTGATATTCCTTATCCGATAAAGGTTCCTTCTCCAAATCCCTTACGGCTGTCCGATAACTGAAATCTCCGATATTGGATAGAAACTCTTCTGTTTTATTGAAAGGAAGAAGCGAGAGAGGCAGCTGGCCAACATCTGAGTGAGCTTCTGAAGTCAATCTCCATACTTCTGCCAATTCAGGTGATAGAGAAGCTCTCGAATTCATCGCTAAGGTTGTTCCGATTTTGTCATGCAATAGGTCAATTTGGTAAGTTAAATCATGAAATGCCCTTTGATAATTATTTTCGGCATTAATTAGGATTGCATTTTTCTCCCGGTGTTCCTGATAGCCCCAAAACGCTGTACCGGCAACACCCAGTGCAAGTACGCCTATGAGAATTCCTCTAAGCATGATCATTCACCCCTCTATTTACAGAATATATGTTTTCCAATCTGCTTGATTTGCGGCCGTGTCCAAATCCATCCGCTTGTAGCTGTATCCGGATTAAAGTAATACAGTGCCTCGCCTGTGGGATCCCATCCATTGATGGCATCAAGGACAGCTTTTTTTGCCGTATCATTCGGCGTTAACCATATCTGTCCATCGGCAACGGCAGTAAAAGCACGAGGCTCAAATATAACACCAGATACAGTGTTTGGAAATGAAGCACTGTCTACACGGTTTAAGATTACTGCGGCAACTGCCACCTGGCCTGTGTACGGTTCCCCTCTTGATTCTCCATAAACAGCATTGGCCATCAGCTGGATATCATTTTCTGAGAATCCGTTAGGCACATTTGCAGCAGTTGGCTTTTTAGGAGCTTCCTGCTGCTGTGCCGTTCCCCCGGAAGATCCACCTTGCTGTGGCTTAGTCTGCTTTTCAGTGTCCACCCCGCCATAATGGGTAAATTTATTGCCTTTATTGATTTGTTCTTTCACATACTGCTCGTTATATTTGGATGCTTTCACAAGCTTGTTTTTTGTTTCCTGGCCAGCAAGCCCGTCTATCGGAAGTCCGAATTCATATTGAAAATTCCTAAGCGCCCAATAGGTTCCCCACCCAAAAACTCCATCGATTTTCCCATTGTAAAATCCTAAATACTGCAGGCGGGACTGAAGCTCGATTACATCATCTCCCACTGCTCCGTGCTGGATAACCTGGTTCGAAAAGGCATTAGCTTTGTCCATATTTCCGCTCAATGGAATTCCCAGAACACAAAGGGAGATTATGAGTAGAACCTTTCCTGCCAAAAAATTCTTTTTCATGGATTTTAACCTCCAAAAGTCAATCTTTTTTCATTGACCCTATTTTTTGTAGTCCTTGGCTTTTTATTCAATAACTTGTGTCTTTTTACTTTAGGTTGGTTTTAGGCATAATAAAAAACCCTCCATCAGGAATGGAGAGTTTTCTGTATATCAAATTGATTATTCATGTGGTTTACGCTATGTGCCCTTGCTTTTTTGACTTTTCTTAAGCCCAGCCACCAAAGGAAAATCATAAATGGAAACATGATAAAAATCCAATGTTTTAGGGAAATCAGGATGTAGTCGTAAATACCGTGAAGGAGAAAAGGTATAAAGAGCGAGAAGGCTATCCATTTTTTTGTCGAGGTTGCCGAGAATTTTCCTTTTCCTATATAATAGCCCATGATAACACCAAAGAGAGCATGACTGGAAACTGGAAGCAAGGCCCTTCCAAGAGCGTGTTCCACACCGAGCGCGACGAGATAGAAGATATTTTCTGCAGTGGCAAAGCCAAGTGACACAGAAGCACCATACACAATTCCATCATATGGTTCATCAAATGTTATATGCTGATAAATAGTATAAAATAATATAAACCATTTAAAGAATTCTTCCAGCAGGCTTGAGGACAGAAATGCATCCATCAAACTAGACTGAAGCGCCCCTTCAGTCTCTAAAACATACTGGATAAACATGATGGGGAACACGAGCAAAGCACCAAACAAAAAAGTTTTAAAAACCATTGATATGGGTTCAGACTC includes:
- the sleB gene encoding spore cortex-lytic enzyme; this encodes MKKNFLAGKVLLIISLCVLGIPLSGNMDKANAFSNQVIQHGAVGDDVIELQSRLQYLGFYNGKIDGVFGWGTYWALRNFQYEFGLPIDGLAGQETKNKLVKASKYNEQYVKEQINKGNKFTHYGGVDTEKQTKPQQGGSSGGTAQQQEAPKKPTAANVPNGFSENDIQLMANAVYGESRGEPYTGQVAVAAVILNRVDSASFPNTVSGVIFEPRAFTAVADGQIWLTPNDTAKKAVLDAINGWDPTGEALYYFNPDTATSGWIWTRPQIKQIGKHIFCK
- the prsW gene encoding glutamic-type intramembrane protease PrsW — protein: MLGILSAGIAPGLALLSYFYLKDQYESEPISMVFKTFLFGALLVFPIMFIQYVLETEGALQSSLMDAFLSSSLLEEFFKWFILFYTIYQHITFDEPYDGIVYGASVSLGFATAENIFYLVALGVEHALGRALLPVSSHALFGVIMGYYIGKGKFSATSTKKWIAFSLFIPFLLHGIYDYILISLKHWIFIMFPFMIFLWWLGLRKVKKARAHSVNHMNNQFDIQKTLHS